From a single Nostoc sp. MS1 genomic region:
- a CDS encoding metal ABC transporter substrate-binding protein, whose product MNTITHSKARYCWKPVLAVVLALLVEGCAAVNTNRNTPNAGGKPRVVATSTIIADLAQEVGGEEIQLTGILKPGADPHVYEPVPADSRFLEEADLILYNGYNLEPGLIKLMNAAGGKVRKLAVGEVVKPLQLDKGRGEVVPDPHVWGSAENAAAMVNSIRDGLIELSPKDREKYTQRAAQLTNELKQLHTWINQQIQTIPPDKRKLVTTHDAFQYYGRAYGLAIAGTLIGISTEEQPSAQTVQKLVDSIKKTGVPAIFAETTINPALIKTVAQEAGIELAPNQLYSDSIGAKGSNGDSYIKMMEANTRAIVEALGGKYTPFQLKK is encoded by the coding sequence ATGAATACAATCACTCACTCAAAAGCCAGATATTGCTGGAAGCCAGTATTGGCAGTAGTTTTAGCACTTTTGGTAGAAGGATGTGCCGCAGTTAACACTAACCGAAATACTCCAAATGCAGGGGGAAAACCGCGAGTAGTGGCAACTAGCACCATCATTGCTGATTTGGCACAGGAAGTTGGAGGGGAAGAAATCCAATTAACAGGCATCCTCAAACCTGGGGCTGATCCTCACGTTTACGAACCAGTACCAGCCGATAGCCGATTTTTGGAAGAAGCAGACTTGATTTTATACAACGGCTACAACTTAGAACCAGGGCTGATTAAGCTGATGAATGCGGCTGGGGGTAAAGTGCGGAAGTTAGCCGTGGGTGAAGTCGTTAAGCCATTACAGTTGGATAAAGGCAGAGGCGAGGTAGTTCCTGATCCTCATGTTTGGGGGAGTGCAGAAAACGCGGCTGCTATGGTTAATAGTATTCGAGATGGCTTAATTGAGTTATCCCCCAAAGACAGAGAGAAATATACTCAGAGGGCAGCACAACTTACGAATGAGTTAAAACAACTGCATACCTGGATTAATCAACAAATACAGACAATTCCGCCAGATAAACGTAAGCTAGTGACAACTCATGATGCTTTTCAATATTATGGACGAGCTTATGGGCTGGCGATCGCAGGTACATTAATCGGCATCAGCACAGAAGAACAACCAAGTGCCCAAACAGTCCAGAAATTAGTAGATTCGATTAAAAAAACGGGTGTGCCGGCCATTTTTGCTGAAACTACAATTAATCCTGCTTTAATTAAAACCGTTGCTCAAGAAGCTGGCATAGAATTAGCACCAAATCAACTTTATTCCGATTCCATTGGCGCTAAAGGTAGTAATGGTGATTCATATATTAAAATGATGGAAGCCAATACCCGCGCGATCGTTGAAGCGTTAGGGGGAAAATATACACCCTTTCAACTAAAGAAATAA
- a CDS encoding type II toxin-antitoxin system RelE/ParE family toxin, giving the protein MSKVIWLPEALTDLVRLFDFLKLKNENTAFQAAQVIREAGFSLADNPYKGTVLEDGSGRRKLVVPFGKYGYVIHYYLEDETVLILRVYHGRENRPF; this is encoded by the coding sequence ATGTCCAAGGTAATTTGGCTACCAGAAGCACTTACTGACCTTGTACGGCTGTTCGATTTTTTGAAATTGAAAAATGAAAACACTGCTTTTCAAGCTGCACAAGTCATTCGAGAAGCAGGTTTTAGCCTAGCTGATAATCCCTACAAAGGAACTGTTTTGGAAGATGGTTCAGGACGACGCAAGCTAGTAGTTCCATTTGGCAAATACGGTTATGTAATTCACTACTATCTTGAAGACGAAACCGTTCTAATTTTGCGTGTTTATCATGGTCGAGAAAATCGTCCATTTTAG
- a CDS encoding YhcG family protein, with amino-acid sequence MVENTPRLSKSSKSDIVGYEDFLAELKTRISTAQLRAAVAVNKELVLLYWQIGRDIIHRQQQQGWGAKVIDRLAADLRKAFPEMKGFSPRNLKYMRAFAEAYHDEQIVQAPLAQISWYHNIALIEKLKVIDERLWYAQQTIQHGWSRNVLVHQIESKLYQRQGKATTNFNNTLPQPQSELAQQLLKDPYNFDFLNLGKDFLERDLERALINHIRDFLLELGVGFAFVGSQYHLEVGGEDFYIDLLFYHLRLRCFVVIDLKIEEFKPEFSGKMNFYVSAVDDLLRHTNDQPTIGLILCKSKNKIIAEYSLRDIYKPIGVSTYQIQDTLPEQLHNNLPTIEQLEAELETIFLKVEDTGNL; translated from the coding sequence ATGGTAGAGAATACACCTAGACTTTCTAAAAGCAGTAAATCAGATATTGTAGGTTATGAAGATTTTCTAGCTGAATTAAAGACGCGAATTTCCACCGCCCAATTAAGGGCAGCAGTTGCAGTTAACAAAGAATTAGTCTTACTTTACTGGCAAATTGGACGAGATATTATACATCGGCAACAGCAGCAAGGTTGGGGCGCAAAAGTTATTGATAGGCTGGCGGCTGACTTACGTAAAGCTTTTCCAGAGATGAAAGGCTTTTCACCTAGAAACCTCAAGTATATGCGGGCGTTTGCTGAAGCTTACCACGATGAGCAAATTGTGCAAGCACCTCTTGCACAAATTAGTTGGTATCATAATATCGCTCTAATCGAAAAGCTAAAAGTCATAGACGAACGTCTCTGGTACGCACAGCAAACTATCCAACATGGCTGGAGTCGTAATGTTTTAGTTCACCAGATTGAGAGTAAATTGTATCAACGCCAAGGTAAAGCAACTACTAACTTTAACAACACCCTACCTCAGCCACAATCAGAATTAGCACAACAGTTATTAAAAGACCCTTATAACTTTGATTTCCTCAATTTAGGAAAAGATTTTTTAGAGCGTGATTTAGAACGTGCTTTAATCAATCACATTCGGGATTTTTTACTAGAATTAGGCGTTGGCTTTGCTTTTGTTGGTAGTCAGTATCATCTAGAAGTAGGTGGCGAGGATTTTTATATTGATTTGTTGTTTTATCACCTGCGTTTGCGCTGTTTTGTGGTGATTGATTTAAAGATTGAAGAATTTAAACCAGAATTTTCTGGCAAAATGAATTTCTATGTAAGTGCAGTAGATGATTTATTGAGGCATACAAATGATCAGCCTACAATTGGGCTGATTTTATGTAAGAGCAAAAATAAAATAATAGCAGAATATTCTCTACGAGATATTTATAAACCTATTGGTGTTTCTACATACCAAATACAAGATACTTTGCCTGAGCAATTACACAATAATTTACCAACTATTGAGCAGTTGGAAGCTGAGTTAGAAACAATTTTTTTAAAAGTAGAAGATACTGGTAATTTATAA
- a CDS encoding TlyA family RNA methyltransferase — protein sequence MVKQRLDILLVELNLCNSRALAQRLIQAGEVTVNAQLIDKPGTEVDVAAEIKIKERSRFVSRGGEKLAKALESFAIPVTGRICLDGGISTGGFTDCLLQAGAKLVYGIDVGYGQTDWGLRNNPQVVLRERTNLRQLQPGDLFGEGDIVPDLAVVDVSFISLTKILPAVWRLTQSPREAVLLVKPQFEVGKSRVGKKGVVRDPRDQADAIFQVWLVAEELGWKYKGLTWSPITGPAGNVEYLLWLKMESETPPPDLIAIQQITKLAMDELSN from the coding sequence TTGGTGAAGCAGCGACTTGATATATTATTAGTAGAGTTAAATTTATGTAATTCTCGCGCTTTGGCACAAAGGCTAATTCAGGCGGGGGAAGTAACTGTTAATGCACAGCTAATTGATAAGCCTGGGACTGAGGTTGATGTCGCGGCTGAGATTAAAATTAAAGAGCGATCGCGTTTTGTTTCCCGTGGTGGTGAAAAACTTGCTAAAGCTTTAGAATCATTCGCCATCCCCGTCACTGGCAGGATTTGCTTAGATGGGGGAATTTCTACAGGCGGTTTTACTGACTGTCTACTGCAAGCTGGCGCTAAATTAGTTTACGGAATTGATGTTGGCTATGGACAAACTGATTGGGGTTTACGAAATAATCCCCAGGTTGTTTTGCGCGAACGTACCAATTTACGGCAACTGCAACCTGGGGATTTATTTGGTGAGGGGGATATTGTTCCAGATTTGGCGGTGGTGGATGTTTCGTTTATTTCCTTAACCAAGATTTTGCCTGCTGTGTGGCGACTAACTCAATCTCCGCGTGAAGCTGTGTTATTAGTTAAGCCACAGTTTGAAGTGGGTAAATCTCGTGTGGGGAAAAAGGGTGTTGTGCGCGATCCCCGCGACCAAGCTGATGCTATTTTTCAAGTTTGGCTGGTGGCTGAGGAATTAGGCTGGAAATACAAGGGTTTAACTTGGTCGCCAATTACTGGCCCGGCTGGAAACGTCGAATACCTATTATGGTTAAAAATGGAAAGCGAAACACCACCGCCAGATTTAATTGCTATTCAACAAATTACTAAATTAGCTATGGATGAATTGAGTAATTAG
- a CDS encoding GTP-binding protein — protein MRNLQETHLNRARASLRQALSWYGYLRKSGHLSYNPELAGLVKPEIEVLNSTLSKLDSNIIRIAAFGLVSRGKSAVLNALLGSKILQTGPLNGVTQWPRSVRWQPGGKVIVELIDTPGLDEIQGESRAQMARDVVHQADLILFVVSGDITRTEYQALLELRQAQKPLILVFNKIDLYPDTDRAAIYKNLQQLGAGNPQAKPLLPDEIVMIAAEPAPMEIRVEWPDGQVSYEWETPPPQVDELKQTILNILNREGRSLLALNALIQARDAEAAIAQKTIDIRQQEAENIIWQYTKYKALAVALNPIAFFDIIGGTVADLALIRSLARLYGLPMTSYEAGKILKTILMSCGGLLLGELGTNFVFGLGKSAAALTSGDNPTNITAFAGSAIAQAGIAGYGAYSVGKAAQVYLEKGCTWGQLGASTVIAEILSQVDQNTILYRLQQELNMKY, from the coding sequence GTGCGTAACTTGCAAGAAACTCACTTAAACCGCGCTCGTGCCAGCTTGAGACAAGCACTGTCTTGGTATGGATATCTTCGTAAATCGGGGCATTTATCATATAACCCAGAGTTAGCTGGTTTGGTGAAACCGGAAATAGAAGTATTAAATTCTACACTTAGCAAGCTGGACTCTAACATAATTAGAATCGCCGCCTTTGGTTTAGTTAGTCGTGGCAAGTCGGCGGTGTTAAATGCCTTATTGGGCAGTAAAATTTTGCAAACAGGCCCCCTCAACGGTGTGACTCAATGGCCGCGTTCTGTACGCTGGCAACCAGGGGGAAAGGTCATAGTAGAGTTAATTGATACACCAGGACTAGATGAAATTCAGGGTGAGTCACGCGCACAAATGGCGCGGGATGTGGTGCATCAAGCTGACTTAATTTTGTTTGTGGTGTCTGGGGATATTACCCGTACTGAATATCAAGCACTGCTAGAGTTACGCCAAGCACAAAAACCTTTAATTCTAGTCTTTAACAAAATCGACTTATACCCAGATACAGACAGAGCCGCAATTTATAAAAATTTACAACAATTAGGAGCAGGAAATCCTCAAGCCAAGCCGCTACTACCCGACGAAATTGTGATGATAGCGGCGGAACCTGCACCTATGGAAATACGGGTGGAATGGCCTGATGGACAGGTGAGTTATGAATGGGAAACACCACCGCCACAGGTAGACGAACTCAAGCAAACTATTCTTAACATTCTCAATCGGGAAGGCCGATCGCTCCTTGCTTTAAATGCACTTATTCAAGCACGGGACGCAGAAGCGGCGATCGCCCAAAAAACTATCGACATCCGCCAGCAAGAAGCGGAAAATATCATCTGGCAATATACCAAATACAAAGCCCTCGCTGTAGCCTTAAACCCCATCGCCTTTTTCGATATCATCGGCGGAACTGTGGCTGATTTGGCTTTAATTCGTTCCTTAGCGCGGCTGTACGGTTTACCTATGACTAGCTACGAAGCCGGGAAAATATTAAAAACTATCTTAATGAGTTGCGGTGGCTTATTGTTGGGAGAATTAGGCACTAACTTCGTGTTTGGTTTAGGTAAAAGTGCTGCTGCCTTAACCAGTGGCGATAATCCCACCAATATTACAGCTTTTGCAGGTAGTGCGATCGCTCAAGCTGGAATCGCTGGTTATGGTGCATATTCTGTAGGCAAAGCCGCACAAGTCTATCTAGAAAAAGGCTGCACTTGGGGACAATTAGGCGCTAGTACCGTAATTGCTGAAATCCTCTCACAAGTAGACCAAAATACAATTCTGTATCGGTTGCAACAAGAATTGAATATGAAATATTGA
- a CDS encoding Calvin cycle protein CP12: MTAIYNVAPNAFNADKEEATNLEKAILTAIAEARNTCELNGDGSPNCAVAWDIVEELQAEKSHQVQAKKHKNSLETFCDLHPEALECLIYDV; encoded by the coding sequence ATGACAGCAATCTACAACGTAGCTCCCAACGCTTTTAACGCCGACAAAGAAGAAGCTACAAATTTAGAAAAAGCCATCCTCACTGCGATCGCAGAAGCACGTAATACTTGTGAACTAAACGGCGATGGTTCACCAAACTGTGCCGTAGCTTGGGACATTGTAGAAGAATTACAAGCTGAAAAATCTCACCAAGTACAAGCCAAAAAACACAAAAATTCTCTAGAAACCTTCTGTGATTTGCATCCAGAAGCATTAGAGTGTCTCATCTACGACGTTTAA